Proteins co-encoded in one Brassica oleracea var. oleracea cultivar TO1000 chromosome C4, BOL, whole genome shotgun sequence genomic window:
- the LOC106340650 gene encoding uncharacterized protein LOC106340650, with protein MADYQMKPVLQKPPGYRDPNTPSPQPPPPPPPVAARPQPPPMRKPAAGMPSSFRPKRKRGNCFKSCCCCVCITIVLLVFLFLIATAIFYLWFDPKLPTFSLSSFRLDGFKLSDDPDGSSLSAAAVARVEMRNPNAKLVFYYGDTAVDMSIGNGNDETQMGDTTINGFRQGPKNSTSVKVETAVKNMLVDRGLAKRLASKFQSKDLVINVVAKTKVGLGVGGIKIGMLAVHLRCGGVSLNKLDTDSPKCILNTLKWVNLK; from the exons ATGGCAGATTATCAAATGAAACCAGTTCTTCAAAAACCACCAGGCTACAGAGATCCAAACACGCCCTCTCCTCAACCTCCTCCTCCTCCACCTCCCGTGGCAGCCAGACCCCAACCACCACCCATGAGAAAACCCGCCGCCGGGATGCCTTCCTCCTTCCGACCAAAGCGCAAACGCGGAAACTGCTTCAAATCCTGCTGCTGCTGCGTCTGCATCACCATCGTCCTCCTCGTCTTCCTCTTCCTAATCGCCACCGCCATCTTCTACCTCTGGTTCGACCCCAAGCTCCCCACCTTCAGCCTCTCCTCCTTCCGCCTCGACGGCTTCAAACTCTCCGACGACCCCGACGGCTCCTCCCTCTCCGCCGCCGCCGTGGCCCGCGTCGAGATGAGGAACCCCAACGCCAAGCTCGTTTTCTACTACGGCGACACCGCCGTGGACATGAGCATCGGTAATGGAAACGACGAGACTCAAATGGGTGACACGACGATTAATGGATTCAGACAAGGCCCCAAGAACTCGACTAGCGTGAAGGTGGAGACGGCGGTGAAGAACATGCTCGTGGACAGAGGGCTGGCTAAGAGACTAGCGTCCAAGTTTCAGAGTAAAGATTTGGTGATTAATGTTGTTGCGAAGACGAAAGTTGGATTAGGTGTCGGAGGGATTAAGATCGGGATGCTCGCTGTTCATTTAAGATGCGGTGGTGTTAGTTTGAACAAGCTTGATACTGATTCTCCTAAATGCATCCTTAATACACTCAAATG GGTGAATCTAAAGTAA
- the LOC106337799 gene encoding uncharacterized protein LOC106337799, producing the protein MIEGGKCFSVIFVLSIFFMVGLDVFAGFVAKLAEVAQQEAHTVAEVETGVWLLECKSPSKKAFVLGLTALGCLLAAHFIAVAIGCIISDSHTIVTVFPIVTVFSAPKITQRVTMACIYLTWIVATAGAGILTMGIWMNRESRSECGYTNKHFLSLGGKVCFLHAIVSVLMYLANFICRFCIS; encoded by the exons ATGATAGAGGGGGGAAAATGCTTTAGTGTTATATTTGTTTTAAGTATATTTTTTATGGTGGGATTAGATGTCTTCGCTGGTTTCGTGGCAAAGCTAGCCGAAGTCGCCCAACAAGAGGCACATACAGTGGCGGAG GTGGAAACGGGGGTGTGGTTACTCGAGTGTAAATCTCCAAGCAAAAAAGCTTTCGTGTTAGGGTTAACAGCATTAGGATGTTTGTTAGCAGCTCATTTCATCGCCGTTGCGATAGGATGCATTATCTCCGACTCCCATACTATAGTCACAGTATTCCCCATAGTCACAGTATTCTCCGCACCTAAGATCACGCAACGCGTCACCATGGCCTGTATTTATCTCACTTG GATCGTAGCAACTGCGGGAGCGGGGATACTTACGATGGGCATATGGATGAACAGAGAGTCAAGATCAGAATGTGGATACACAAACAAACATTTTCTGTCTTTAGGAGGCAAAGTGTGCTTTCTTCATGCCATTGTCTCTGTCCTTATGTATTTAGCAAATTTCATCTGTAGATTTTGCATTTCTTAA
- the LOC106336943 gene encoding G-box-binding factor 3 isoform X1: MGKSEEPKVTKSDNKPSSPPADQTNVHVYPDWAAMQAYYGPRVAIPPYYNSAMAAASGHPPPPYMWNPQHMMSPYGTPYAAVYPHGGGVYAHPGFPMPQSQKGAALSTPGTPLNIDTPSKSTGNTENGLMKKLKEFDGLAMSLGNGNNGDEGKRSRNSSETDGSSDGSDGNTTGADEPKLKRSREGTPTKDEKKHLVQSSSFRSVSQSSGDNVVKHSVQGGGGAIVSAAGVSANSNPTFMSQSLAMVPPETWLQNERELKRERRKQSNRESARRSRLRKQAETEELARKVEALTAENMALRSELNQLNEKSNNLRGANATLLDKLKSSEPEKRVKSSGNGDDKNKKQGDNETNSTSKLHQLLDTKPRADGVAAR, from the exons ATGGGAAAAAGCGAGGAACCAAAGGTTACCAAATCAGACAACAAACCATCTTCACCACCTGCG GATCAAACAAATGTTCATGTCTACCCTGATTGGGCCGCTATGCAG GCTTATTATGGGCCAAGAGTAGCAATACCTCCTTATTACAACTCAGCTATGGCTGCTGCATCTGGTCATCCTCCTCCTCCTTACATGTGGAATCCTCAG CATATGATGTCACCATATGGAACACCGTATGCAGCGGTTTACCCTCATGGAGGAGGAGTCTACGCTCATCCTGGATTCCCCATG CCTCAAAGTCAAAAGGGTGCTGCTTTATCAACT CCGGGGACGCCATTGAACATAGACACTCCTAGTAAATCAACAGGAAACACAGAGAATGGGCTGATGAAGAAGCTGAAAGAGTTTGATGGACTTGCTATGTCTCTAGGAAATGGTAATAATGGTGATGAAGGTAAACGCTCACGGAACAGCTCAGAAACGGATGGTTCTAGTGATGGAAGTGACGGGAATACCACTGGG GCTGATGAACCGAAACTTAAGAGAAGCCGAGAAGGAACTCCAACCAAAG ATGAGAAGAAACATTTGGTTCAGTCAAGCTCATTTCGGTCTGTTTCTCAGTCAAGTGGTGATAACGTTGTAAAGCATAGTGTTCAAGGAGGAGGTGGAGCTATAGTCTCTGCTGCTGGTGTAAGTGCAAATTCAAACCCAACCTTCATGTCACAATCTTTAGCCATGGTTCCTCCTGAAACTTGGCTTCAG AACGAGAGAGAGCTGAAACGGGAGAGAAGGAAACAGTCTAATAGAGAATCTGCAAGAAGGTCAAGATTAAGGAAACAG GCTGAGACTGAAGAACTGGCTAGGAAAGTTGAAGCCTTGACAGCAGAAAACATGGCGTTAAGATCTGAGCTAAACCAACTTAATGAGAAATCTAATAATCTAAGAGGAGCTAATGCAACCTTACTG GACAAGCTGAAAAGTTCAGAACCTGAAAAGAGAGTTAAGAGCTCAGGAAATGGAGACGACAAGAACAAGAAGCAAGGAGACAATGAGACTAACTCTACCAGCAAACTGCATCAACTGCTTGATACCAAGCCTCGAGCTGACGGTGTAGCTGCTCGCTAA
- the LOC106336943 gene encoding G-box-binding factor 3 isoform X2 yields the protein MGKSEEPKVTKSDNKPSSPPADQTNVHVYPDWAAMQAYYGPRVAIPPYYNSAMAAASGHPPPPYMWNPQHMMSPYGTPYAAVYPHGGGVYAHPGFPMPQSQKGAALSTPGTPLNIDTPSKSTGNTENGLMKKLKEFDGLAMSLGNGNNGDEGKRSRNSSETDGSSDGSDGNTTGADEPKLKRSREGTPTKDEKKHLVQSSSFRSVSQSSGDNVVKHSVQGGGGAIVSAAGNERELKRERRKQSNRESARRSRLRKQAETEELARKVEALTAENMALRSELNQLNEKSNNLRGANATLLDKLKSSEPEKRVKSSGNGDDKNKKQGDNETNSTSKLHQLLDTKPRADGVAAR from the exons ATGGGAAAAAGCGAGGAACCAAAGGTTACCAAATCAGACAACAAACCATCTTCACCACCTGCG GATCAAACAAATGTTCATGTCTACCCTGATTGGGCCGCTATGCAG GCTTATTATGGGCCAAGAGTAGCAATACCTCCTTATTACAACTCAGCTATGGCTGCTGCATCTGGTCATCCTCCTCCTCCTTACATGTGGAATCCTCAG CATATGATGTCACCATATGGAACACCGTATGCAGCGGTTTACCCTCATGGAGGAGGAGTCTACGCTCATCCTGGATTCCCCATG CCTCAAAGTCAAAAGGGTGCTGCTTTATCAACT CCGGGGACGCCATTGAACATAGACACTCCTAGTAAATCAACAGGAAACACAGAGAATGGGCTGATGAAGAAGCTGAAAGAGTTTGATGGACTTGCTATGTCTCTAGGAAATGGTAATAATGGTGATGAAGGTAAACGCTCACGGAACAGCTCAGAAACGGATGGTTCTAGTGATGGAAGTGACGGGAATACCACTGGG GCTGATGAACCGAAACTTAAGAGAAGCCGAGAAGGAACTCCAACCAAAG ATGAGAAGAAACATTTGGTTCAGTCAAGCTCATTTCGGTCTGTTTCTCAGTCAAGTGGTGATAACGTTGTAAAGCATAGTGTTCAAGGAGGAGGTGGAGCTATAGTCTCTGCTGCTGGT AACGAGAGAGAGCTGAAACGGGAGAGAAGGAAACAGTCTAATAGAGAATCTGCAAGAAGGTCAAGATTAAGGAAACAG GCTGAGACTGAAGAACTGGCTAGGAAAGTTGAAGCCTTGACAGCAGAAAACATGGCGTTAAGATCTGAGCTAAACCAACTTAATGAGAAATCTAATAATCTAAGAGGAGCTAATGCAACCTTACTG GACAAGCTGAAAAGTTCAGAACCTGAAAAGAGAGTTAAGAGCTCAGGAAATGGAGACGACAAGAACAAGAAGCAAGGAGACAATGAGACTAACTCTACCAGCAAACTGCATCAACTGCTTGATACCAAGCCTCGAGCTGACGGTGTAGCTGCTCGCTAA